Proteins from one Hoplias malabaricus isolate fHopMal1 chromosome 2, fHopMal1.hap1, whole genome shotgun sequence genomic window:
- the zc3h13 gene encoding zinc finger CCCH domain-containing protein 13 isoform X1 — MSKIRRKVTVENSKTISESSSNTTTPSRRPSVFERLGPSTGSNAAEQTHCRNWLKTGNCSYGNTCRYTHGTPSRGKGFSGTFSRSAERPTGDLRERMKNKRQDVDADTQKREADEPTSPTVRQRDSSRGRHREKEDIKITKERTPASEEETEWEANREDSDNGDYDYELSLEMKRQKIQRELMKLEQENMDKREEIIIKKEETMNKTRTGSTSKERGSPERSSSKGSPSSRKSAGSPKRKASGKAGSSGKKEKKSSTSSSIISSPTVEQSRPEEAESRSSKTGHGKKKGPRTPSPPPPVPLDLPVGGKKHKGKHKNKEKSEDKQKEAKERGRDTEKHKEKKEKRRDRSDSSHKAKRSVTSEERSGSVSSPNREISPQTRRKSASPKAVSQKQSSPQRSRTPPRHHRSPSPVSRHHHSPSSHSGSSHQRHTPSPRRHRGSASPSYQRDLPPSSSSPPATQASRHSRSRSPPTPHREASPVCRGRSSPASRHHSQGRERGRSERKRSPAQERRHESRDESRGKREKDSVRSDRGYEADQNSSRDEQGSRDRDRRTDRERRETRDDRQHRNQGDAKEIRESRTAETRDRSGRESLEQRERDRDRERERERERERERERNDTQRKEDTSAQEERSYGRGHGREEGRSESRAEIRNESRQERTGRGRGRATEATDKGSARGSRASQGDSGGSGGHESWDSRSSGLRERSTERTTERVSERDRYDNDRQRGEQTRDSSYDRRGSHADRDRRDNRDRDQRAPSPSRHQSRSDEMEREERREERRGERGESDRREERGREREREREREREREREREKEREREAERERDRARERDREREREREREEREREREREREREEREREREREREEREREREREERERERERERKEREREREQRERDRQREWEEREKCREERRDRREESRDERLGRDNHKERKGSGRKRHRVESSPSPRPSPKKLRESSPAESDGYNSTEEKGDKHRLLSQVVRPQEPCRSPPRLSTEDKPPARWREDERRGDKKDVRSRHEEAEARARVTERRGDHVPEIPAAAVPSETRRVKDQRDTTSPPPAPASPEGRDSAVSAVHEEAKKKTKSQKKNLKKIRKEEEGSVAGPAERFNPELPLPSSSSAPPEAPRTLVSPRKIGKKKVVERKRKRSRGPESDISEDEQAAQHPVSKRRRGPRTPPPINKEDLPSQRALMAGRLAAAPPLKMDTHFSDWSDEDVPERADPSTTSLLGERPPDRLLPAELPPRRGRNIAPLLPDPPMLMQTLPLQPLLPQHMLRKPQETQLQQPQPQRSGSMGSNQIRASSRRIRSPSSDSAHRAEENQPGVRSRRGRMIAGNSRDRDRERERERDRERERERERERTAAANETMGGERKSRIDQLRRGEPSRSTSSDRQDSRSHSSRRSSPESERQGRSRAGSYDSRERERERELPFERERKDHRQPQNQPPPAQQRDWEPEPREWVGRGREPLLLRGNREPIRERDLREMRERERLLPEGLMAHERLDRDRGERERDRGERERMLPFDFPLLGDPKNRTELRMERGDYEPLLPREALMDMDKPSTTEDPHTQTEACETEKVDSLDEEDDGKGEDVQSVVSGGEEYEPISDDELDEILADSQKRDEQQDEDRISGPLDVIDVDWSSLMPKKKQEQRTPGAALLRFTPGAVLLRAGVSRRLAGPHLLTRVKEVCAKELEDAKDAEKLFEHDLGALNMAALNRRTERSNLLRNLGPCCKALCARRDIAIRRQLLKNDKGTTKQIYTSAPVVDQELLQLSVRLFKKKMAAGQDKAEQAPVASAPAEVCVS, encoded by the exons ATGTCCAAGATCAGGCGGAAGGTGACAGTGGAGAATTCGAAGACCATTTCTGAGAGCAGCAGCAACACGACCACTCCATCTCGCCGGCCCAGCGTTTTCGAAAGACTCGGACCCAGCACGGGCAGTAATGCTGCTGAA CAGACCCACTGTAGAAATTGGTTGAAGACAGGAAATTGCAGTTACGGCAACACTTGTCGCTACACCCATGGAACCCCTTCAAGAGGCAAAGGTTTTTCTGGAACATTCAGCAG GTCTGCCGAGAGGCCCACTGGGGATCTCCGGGAAAGAATGAAGAATAAGAGACAGGATGTTGATGCAGACACTCAAAAAAGAGAGGCAGACGAACCTACTTCACCCACAGTTAGA CAGAGAGATTCATCCCGaggtagacacagagagaaagaggataTAAAGATTACTAAAGAACGAACCCCAGCCAGTGAAGAGGAAACAGAGTGGGAAGCCAATCGCGAAG ACTCAGATAACGGTGACTACGACTACGAGTTATCCCTGGAGATGAAAAGGCAGAAGATCCAGCGGGAGCTGATGAAGCTCGAGCAGGAGAACATGGACAAACGAGAAGAAATCATTATCAAGAAAGAG GAAACCATGAACAAAACCAGGACAGGCAGTACTTCCAAAGAGCGG GGATCTCCTGAGCGATCCAGCTCCAAGGGCTCACCCTCATCCCGCAAATCTGCAGGCTCCCCAAAACGCAAGGCTTCTGGGAAAGCAGGCTCATCAGGCAAGAAAGAGAAGAAGTCTTCCACCTCCTCTTCCATCATCTCGTCTCCTACAGTGGAGCAGAGCAGGCCTGAGGAGGCAGAGAGCAG ATCATCCAAAACTGGACACGGCAAGAAGAAGGGGCCGCGGACTCCCAGCCCTCCGCCTCCTGTGCCCTTGGACCTGCCTGTGGGAGGCAAAAAGCACAAGGGCAAGCACAAGAACAAGGAAAAGAGTGAGGATAAACAGAAAGAGGCAAAGGAGCGTGGCAGGGACACTGAAAAGcacaaggagaaaaaggagaagcGCAG GGACCGTTCTGACAGTTCCCACAAGGCTAAGCGCTCCGTGACATCAGAGGAACGTTCAGGCAGCGTGTCGTCCCCCAATAGAGAGATATCTCCCCAAACAAGAAGGAAGTCCGCATCCCCCAAAGCTGTCAGTCAGAAACAGAGTTCACCCCAAAG GTCCCGTACCCCGCCCCGTCATCACCGCAGTCCCTCCCCAGTGTCACGCCATCACCACTCCCCCTCCTCCCACTCTGGCTCCTCCCATCAGCGCCACACTCCCTCCCCACGTCGTCACAGAGGTTCTGCCTCCCCATCCTACCAGCGCGACCTTCCTCCATCCTCATCCTCGCCCCCTGCTACTCAGGCTTCTCGCCATTCACGTTCTCGctcgccccccaccccccacaggGAGGCATCCCCTGTCTGCCGTGGGCGCTCCAGTCCTGCCTCGAGACATCACTCACAGGGTCGGGAGAGGGGGAggagtgagaggaagaggagccCTGCCCAGGAAAGACGCCATGAAAGCAGAGATG AGAGTCGTGGCAAGCGAGAAAAGGACAGCGTTCGTAGTGATCGTGGATATGAGGCGGATCAGAACTCCTCACGAGATGAGCAAGGGAGTCGAGACAGGGATCGCCGCACTGACCGTGAACGCAGAGAGACACGAGATGATCGTCAGCATCGTAACCAAGGAGACGCCAAGGAAATACGGGAGTCACGCACAGCGGAGACCAGAGACCGCTCTGGCAGAGAGTCACTGgaacagcgagagagagacagagacagagagagggagcgagagagagaaagggagagagagagggagcggaATGACACACAAAGAAAGGAGGACACTTCGGCGCAAGAAGAGAGGAGCTATGGCAGAGGACATGGCAGAGAGGAGGGCCGGAGCGAGAGCAGGGCAGAGATCAGGAATGAGTCACGGCAAGAAAGGACAGGCAGAGGGAGAGGACGAGCAACAGAGGCCACTGACAAAG GTTCAGCTCGAGGGTCTCGTGCATCACAAGGTGACAGCGGGGGCAGTGGTGGTCATGAAAGTTGGGATTCTCGCAGCAGtgggctgagagagaggagcacaGAGAGAACCACTGAGAGAGTGTCAGAGCGGGACCGCTATGATAACGACAGGCAGCGTGGCGAGCAGACCAGGGACTCGTCCTACGACCGACGAGGAAGTCACGCTGACCGGGATCGTCGTGATAACAGGGACAGAG ATCAGAGAGCGCCCTCTCCCAGCCGCCACCAGAGCCGCAGCGACGAAATGGAGcgggaagagaggagagaggagcgcAGGGGTGAACGAGGGGAGTCTGACAGACGAGAGGAGCGTGGgcgcgagcgagagagagaacgagagagggagagagagagggagcgtgaacgagagaaggagagggagcgagaggcAGAGAGGGAGCGGGACCGGGCCAGGGAGAGAGACcgtgagagagaacgagagagggaaagagaggaacGAGAGAGGGAGCgggaaagggagagggagagggaggagagagaaagagagcgagaacGAGAGAGGGAGGAACGAGAGCGGGAACGAGAGAGGGAAGAGCGTGAACGAGAGAGGGAGCGTGAGAGGAAAGAaagggagcgagagagggagcagagagagagggatagacaGAGGGAAtgggaggagagggagaaatgcagggaggagaggagggacAGGAGAGAAGAGTCGCGGGATGAGCGCTTGGGACGAGACAACCACAAAGAACGAAAGGGAAG TGGTCGCAAAAGGCATCGTGTGGAGAGCAGTCCCAGCCCACGCCCCTCTCCCAAAAAATTACGGGAGTCTAGCCCTGCAGAAAGTGATGGTTACAACAGTACTGAGGAGAAAG GTGATAAACACAGACTACTGAGTCAGGTTGTGCGTCCACAGGAGCCATGCCGCTCTCCTCCACGCTTATCCACTGAGGACAAACCCCCCGCTCGCTGGAGGGAAGACGAACGCCGTGGGGACAAGAAGGACGTTCGCAGCCGACACGAGGAAGCGGAAGCTCGTGCGAGAGTGACAGAGCGCCGTGGGGATCATGTTCCAGAGATACCTGCCGCTGCCGTGCCTTCTGAAACTCGAAGAGTGAAAGATCAGAGAGATACCACCTCTCCACCCCCAGCTCCGGCCAGCCCTGAAGGACGGGATTCCGCTGTTTCAGCTGTCCACGAGGAAGCCAAGAAAAAGACAAAGTCTCAGAAAAAGAACCTGAAAAAGATCAGGAAAGAAGAAGAGGGGAGTGTTGCTGGACCCGCAGAACGTTTTAACCCTGAACTACCTCTTCCTTCATCCTCCTCTGCCCCCCCTGAGGCCCCCCGGACACTTGTATCTCCCCGGAAGATTGGCAAGAAGAAAGTCGTAGAGCGTAAGCGTAAGCGCTCACGAGGTCCTGAGTCTGACATTTCTGAGGACGAGCAGGCTGCCCAGCACCCAGTCAGCAAGAGACGCCGGGGCCCTCGCACACCTCCACCCATCAATAAAGAGGACCTCCCGTCCCAGAGGGCGCTCATGGCTGGACGCCTTGCTGCAGCCCCTCCGCTCAAAATGGACACACATTTCAGTGACTGGTCTGACGAGGATGTTCCAGAGCGGGCTGATCCTTCCACTACTTCACTTCTAG GTGAGCGACCTCCAGATCGGTTGCTCCCCGCTGAGCTACCTCCCAGAAGGGGCAGAAACATTGCACCCCTGTTGCCCGATCCGCCCATGTTGATGCAGACTTTACCCCTGCAACCTCTTCTGCCCCAGCACATGCTACGCAAGCCACAGGAAACCCAACTGCAGCAACCTCAGCCGCAGCGCAGTGGCAGCATGGGCAGCAACCAAATTCGAGCGTCCTCCCGAAGGATCCGATCTCCTTCTAGTGACTCCGCCCACCGCGCAGAAGAAAACCAACCGGGGGTGCGTTCACGTCGTGGACGCATGATTGCAGGAAACTCCCGTGACCGGGACAGAGAACGGGAGCGGGAGAGggacagggaaagagagagggaacgaGAAAGGGAGAGAACAGCAGCAGCCAATGAAACAATGGGAGGAGAGAGGAAGTCGAGGATCGACCAGCTTAGGAGAGGAGAGCCCAGTCGCAGCACCTCATCGG ATCGGCAGGACTCACGAAGCCACAGCTCAAGACGCAGTTCTCCAGAGTCGGAGCGTCAGGGCCGTTCTCGTGCTGGCTCTTACGACAGTCGTGAGCGTGAACGGGAGAGAGAGCTCCCGTTTGAGCGGGAGAGGAAGGATCACCGGCAACCACAAAACCAGCCACCTCCAGCACAGCAGCGCGACTGGGAGCCAGAGCCACGGGAGTGGGTTGGCCGAGGGCGAGAACCTCTTCTACTGCGTGGCAACCGGGAGCCAATTCGAGAGCGGGACCTGAGAGAGATgcgtgaaagagagagacttcTGCCTGAAGGGCTGATGGCACACGAACGCCTCGACCGAGACCGTGGGGAAAGAGAAAGGGACAGAGGAGAACGAGAACGAATGCTGCCATTTGACTTCCCACTACTAGGGGACCCCAAGAATCGGACGGAGTTGAGGATGGAACGAGGAGATTATGAGCCTCTGCTACCCAGGGAAGCTCTAATGGACATGGACAAACCCAGCACTACAGAGGAtccacacacgcagacagaggccTGTGAGACAGAAAAGGTGGACAGCCTTGATG AAGAGGATGATGGGAAAGGAGAGGATGTGCAGTCTGTGGTGTCTGGTGGTGAGGAGTATGAGCCCATCAGTGATGACGAGCTGGATGAGATCCTGGCTGACAGCCAAAAGAGAGACGAGCAGCAGGATGAGGACAGGATTTCAG GGCCATTGGATGTGATTGATGTGGACTGGTCAAGTCTGATGCCGAAGAAGAAGCAGGAGCAGCGTACTCCAGGGGCAGCACTGCTCAGATTCACACCTGGTGCTGTGCTCCTGCGAGCAGGGGTCTCGAGGCGACTTGCTGGACCCCACCTGCTTACACGTGTAAAAGAGGTCTGTGCCAAAGAGTTGGAAGATGCAAAAG ATGCAGAAAAGCTGTTTGAACATGACCTGGGTGCGCTGAACATGGCTGCCCTCAACAGAAGGACGGAGAGGTCAAATCTGTTGAGGAACCTTGGGCCTTGCTGTAAGGCTCTGTGTGCCCGCAGGGACATCGCCATCCGCAGGCAGCTCCTCAAAAATGACAAG